The following proteins come from a genomic window of Populus nigra chromosome 6, ddPopNigr1.1, whole genome shotgun sequence:
- the LOC133695865 gene encoding protein VAPYRIN-like, producing MKFVFLTKRQTSHKTRTPHIHGLITRNHKPHCRPLPRRHHSSFVLRTPTMERLVELSDTEVRIDFLLYSKCRATVRLRSLCATAPVAFKIQTSSPHKFLVNPPTGLISPLSFATFQIVLRPQNQLPPTFPRSPSDRFLIKTAPFASNSPCSTHPDSLASWFSSLPLDSTQDFKLKVAFVGPFLLRHAVSCGDADSVKNILKRQKTILSELTQRDAESLLRVATELDNSEVVVNLLLEGGLKIDACVTAGGVGSYQVDPRWESKGWSDLHVAAALDRVDDVLDLLKGSGPLDFRDKEGRTPLHLASSRGNIKCAKLLVASGADKDAKSKDGRTALYRAAANGDRRMVEMLIDVGADPTIPDDRGRSAMDAARDKGHEEVVGVLQCGELALMAARRGELESLESLLRRGASLKYRDQYGFTALHAAAVKGHTDIVSMLVEFGVDLECQDNEGHAPLHLAVEGGHIETVEVLINRGANVNARSNRGATPLYMAKAIGYDDISHFLINRGASSSPPLSLPSSSFLMLQPINQS from the exons atgaAATTCGTATTTTTAACAAAGCGCCAAACAAGTCACAAGACAAGAACCCCACATATTCACGGGTTGATCACAAGAAACCACAAACCTCACTGCCGCCCATTACCAAGAAGACATCACTCCTCTTTCGTATTACGTACACCTACAATGGAGAGATTAGTAGAATTATCAGACACAGAGGTGCGCATAGACTTCTTGCTGTATTCCAAATGCCGAGCCACAGTACGTTTGAGGTCACTTTGTGCCACAGCCCCAGTAGCtttcaaaatccaaacttcATCTCCGCATAAGTTTCTTGTTAATCCACCAACTGGACTCATTTCTCCTCTGTCTTTCGCTACCTTCCAAATCGTCCTCAGACCTCAAAATCAACTCCCACCCACTTTCCCACGCTCTCCGTCTGACCGTTTTCTAATCAAAACGGCTCCGTTTGCCTCCAACTCGCCGTGCTCAACTCACCCCGACTCACTAGCCTCCTGGttctcctctctccctctcgACTCAACTCAGGACTTCAAGCTCAAGGTTGCCTTTGTTGGACCCTTTCTTCTACGCCACGCTGTCAGCTGTGGAGATGCCGACTCAGTCAAGAATATATTGAAGAGGCAAAAGACAATTCTGTCTGAATTGACCCAGAGAGATGCTGAGTCGTTGCTCCGAGTTGCGACCGAGTTGGACAACTCGGAGGTTGTGGTGAATTTACTGCTTGAAGGCGGGTTGAAGATTGACGCATGTGTGACAGCTGGTGGGGTGGGGTCTTATCAGGTGGATCCCAGGTGGGAATCCAAGGGATGGAGTGATTTACACGTGGCAGCGGCTCTTGATCGGGTGGATGATGTTTTGGATTTGTTGAAAGGATCGGGGCCGTTGGATTTCAGAGATAAGGAGGGAAGGACACCGTTGCATTTGGCTTCTAGTAGGGGAAATATCAAGTGTGCCAAATTGTTGGTGGCATCGGGTGCTGATAAGGATGCTAAGAGTAAGGATGGTAGGACAGCGTTGTATAGAGCAGCGGCTAATGGTGACCGTAGGATGGTTGAGATGTTAATTGATGTTGGCGCGGACCCCACCATTCCAGATGATCGTGGCCGTTCAGCAATGGACGCTGCTCGTGACAAGGGCCAT GAGGAGGTTGTGGGGGTTTTACAATGTGGAGAGCTAGCACTAATGGCCGCAAGACGTGGTGAATTAGAGAGCCTTGAATCATTACTGAGAAGGGGTGCAAGCTTGAAATATCGCGATCAATATGGTTTCACAGCCTTGCACGCAGCAGCTGTGAAGGGACACACGGACATAGTGTCGATGCTTGTTGAATTTGGAGTGGATTTAGAATGCCAGGACAATGAAGGTCATGCCCCGTTGCATTTGGCAGTGGAGGGCGGTCACATAGAAACGGTGGAGGTGTTGATCAACAGGGGAGCCAATGTTAATGCGAGGAGCAATCGAGGTGCCACCCCTCTCTACATGGCTAAAGCCATCGGTTATGATGATATTTCACACTTTCTGATAAATAGAGGAGCCTCCTcttctccccctctctctctcccttccTCGTCGTTTCTCATGTTGCAACCAATAAACCAGTcttaa
- the LOC133697645 gene encoding peptide-N4-(N-acetyl-beta-glucosaminyl)asparagine amidase A-like — protein MHPSPTLFLLLVVAASLPLARSTSPDHFFKPSSPPRSPSLSPEPEPEPEPKEYFELTHPLPGDRLTPSCVLQTINHSFANTINKPPFSTPYYPPLDCPPPWSHVTLEFHVKSKGDQYDRVSALWLGGSELLRTSTAEPEEHGIFWNVRKDITKYSSLLVQNYLNFTLMLENIVNDIYTGVYHVNVTLYFYKDNAVKVPLTGINQNLIAPVLQSPLFGDKSMYDPPADLIIPISASDSTKGYWFIIESELDVKFEKVRFPLNTRKVVLELYVSFHGNDEFWYSNPSNSYIRMNNLSTPRGNGAFREVFVTIDGKLVGSEMPFPVIFTGGINPLFWEPVVAIGAFNLPSYDFDLTPFLGMLLDGKDHVFGIGVTDGIEYWLVDANLHVWLDTASTVVEAKNVVNINPASEISRREGFQSLDGSFEIKAEKFTRLEGWVKSSSGNLTTRITQEVRLRSSIRFRENGSYKAVKQSIKVRREAKVLNDVGGLVSRVIVRTKYPLKVITVTLPGLKNDTYILVTNVTHEVNERIRIGKLSSHVNNKQVSNGWMEVKDHSVLSGEVMTNQTYVCRDEFGCYVRTVAALNGTLIKDDSANVCPSVK, from the coding sequence ATGCACCCCTCTCCCACTTTGTTTCTCCTCCTCGTCGTGGCCGCGTCCCTTCCCCTCGCTCGCTCTACTTCACCAGATCACTTTTTCAAGCCATCCTCGCCACCTCGCTCACCATCGCTCTCACCCGAACCCGAACCCGAACCCGAACCTAAAGAATACTTCGAACTCACCCATCCTCTACCGGGCGATCGTTTGACCCCATCATGCGTGCTCCAAACCATCAACCATTCATTTGCCAATACAATCAACAAACCTCCTTTCTCCACCCCATACTACCCACCACTCGACTGCCCCCCTCCTTGGTCCCACGTTACCCTCGAATTCCACGTCAAATCCAAAGGTGACCAATACGATCGCGTCTCCGCCTTATGGCTCGGTGGCTCCGAGCTCCTCCGCACCAGCACCGCTGAACCCGAAGAACACGGTATCTTCTGGAATGTTCGGAAAGACATCACCAAGTACTCCTCTCTCCTCGTACAAAACTACCTCAACTTCACTCTCATGCTCGAAAACATCGTTAACGATATCTACACCGGCGTTTACCATGTTAATGTCACTCTCTACTTCTACAAAGATAACGCAGTCAAGGTTCCTTTGACCGGTATAAATCAAAATCTGATTGCCCCAGTTTTACAATCACCCTTGTTTGGAGACAAGAGCATGTATGATCCACCAGCTGATTTGATAATTCCGATTTCAGCATCCGATAGCACAAAGGGTTATTGGTTTATAATAGAGAGTGAATTGGATGTTAAATTTGAGAAGGTTAGATTTCCGTTGAATACACGGAAAGTCGTTTTGGAATTATATGTGTCGTTTCATGGGAATGACGAGTTTTGGTATTCGAATCCGTCGAATTCTTACATTAGAATGAATAATCTGAGCACTCCGCGGGGTAATGGCGCGTTTAGGGAGGTCTTTGTTACAATTGATGGGAAATTAGTGGGATCAGAAATGCCATTTCCGGTTATCTTTACCGGAGGGATTAATCCTTTGTTTTGGGAACCGGTTGTAGCGATCGGTGCTTTTAATTTACCTTCgtatgattttgatttgacGCCCTTTTTAGGGATGCTTTTAGACGGGAAAGATCATGTTTTTGGTATTGGAGTTACGGATGGGATTGAGTATTGGCTTGTTGATGCTAATTTGCACGTTTGGTTGGACACAGCTTCCACGGTTGTTGAAGCTAAGAATGTTGTGAATATTAATCCTGCGTCGGAAATAAGTCGTAGGGAAGGGTTTCAATCACTTGATGGATCGTTTGAGATTAAGGCAGAGAAGTTTACACGATTGGAGGGGTGGGTTAAGTCGAGTTCAGGGAATTTGACTACTAGAATTACGCAGGAGGTTAGGCTTAGGAGCTCGATAAGGTTCAGAGAGAATGGATCTTATAAGGCTGTTAAACAGAGTATCAAGGTGAGAAGAGAAGCGAAAGTGTTGAATGATGTGGGTGGATTGGTTAGTCGTGTTATTGTTAGGACAAAGTATCCTCTCAAAGTGATTACTGTGACTCTTCCTGGACTGAAGAACGATACTTATATTCTTGTTACTAATGTTACCCATGAAGTGAATGAGAGGATAAGAATTGGGAAGTTGTCGAgccatgttaataacaaacagGTTTCTAATGGTTGGATGGAGGTTAAGGATCATTCTGTTCTTTCAGGTGAAGTTATGACTAATCAAACTTACGTTTGCAGGGATGAGTTTGGTTGCTATGTCAGGACTGTTGCAGCATTGAACGGAACACTCATCAAAGACGATTCTGCCAATGTCTGTCCATCTGTTAAGTAA
- the LOC133697514 gene encoding probable methyltransferase PMT23 codes for MAMISVQNLVKERKYPFIFALAILLVSATIFFLYSTNLQSLTFSLGDLQKSNPTTSKPSQNATISPDTTQKVDDANDNTKSDDSNDSNSSKDYEKNNTTITNIDNNDHNNLLIVDLKIKWVACKGPAAVDYIPCLDNSQAIKELKSRRHMEHRERHCPQPSPRCLVPLPNGYKVPVPWPKSRDMIWYDNVPHPKLVEYKKDQHWVIKKGDFLVFPGGGTQFKDGVTNYINFIEKTLPSIEWGRHTRVILDVGCGVASFGGYLLDKDVITMSFAPKDEHEAQIQFALERGIPATLSVIGTQKLTFPDNAFDLIHCARCRVHWDADGGKPLMELNRILRPGGFFVWSATPVYRDDDRDRNVWNSMVALTKSICWKVVAKTVDSSGIGLVIYQKPVSSSCYEKRQESNPPLCEQQDEKNAPWYVPLSGCLPRLPVDSMGNLVGWPTQWPDRISSKPPSLTTLSDAEEMFIEDTKHWASLVSDVYLDGPAINWSSVRNIMDMNAGYGGFAAALIDLPYWVMNVVPTHMEDTLPIIFDRGLIGIYHDWCESLNTYPRTYDLLHASFLFRNLTQRCDIIDVAVEMDRILRPGGYILVQDTMEMINKLNSVLRSMQWSTSLYQGQFLVGNKGFWRPK; via the exons ATGGCGATGATATCTGTTCAAAATCtggttaaagaaagaaaatacccTTTCATCTTCGCTCTTGCTATCTTACTCGTTTCCGCCACTATCTTCTTCTTATACTCAACCAATCTTCAATCTCTCACATTCTCTCTCGGAGATCTCCAAAAATCTAACCCCACTACCTCAAAACCTTCTCAAAACGCCACCATCTCACCTGACACCACCCAAAAAGTCGATGATGCCAACGATAATACCAAGAGCGATGATAGTAATGATTCCAATTCATCaaaagattatgaaaaaaataatactactATTactaatattgataataatgatCATAATAATTTACTAATAGTTGATTTGAAGATAAAATGGGTGGCGTGTAAAGGACCGGCGGCAGTGGATTATATACCGTGTTTGGACAATTCCCAAGCTATAAAAGAGCTGAAATCAAGAAGGCATATGGAGCATAGAGAGAGGCATTGCCCGCAACCAAGTCCAAGGTGTTTGGTGCCTCTTCCTAATGGTTATAAAGTGCCAGTTCCGTGGCCGAAAAGCAGGGACATG ATTTGGTATGATAACGTTCCACACCCTAAGCTTGTCGAATACAAGAAGGATCAACATTGGGTGATTAAGAAGGGGGATTTTCTTGTTTTCCCTGGTGGTGGTACCCAATTCAAGGATGGGGTTACTAACTACATCAATTTCATTGAAAAG ACTTTGCCAAGTATTGAGTGGGGGAGGCACACTAGGGTAATTTTAGATGTTGGTTGTGGCGTTGCCAGCTTTGGTGGCTATTTGCTGGACAAAGATGTTATTACCATGTCATTTGCCCCAAAGGATGAACATGAAGCTCAGATTCAGTTTGCTCTGGAGCGGGGAATTCCTGCTACTCTTTCTGTCATTGGCACACAAAAGTTGACATTTCCAGATAATGCTTTTGATCTGATTCATTGTGCTCGATGCAGGGTTCATTGGGATGCAGATG GAGGGAAACCACTAATGGAACTCAACAGAATTCTCAGACCTGGGGGTTTCTTTGTGTGGTCTGCTACTCCAGTATATCGTGATGATGACAGAGATCGCAATGTTTGGAATT CTATGGTAGCTTTGACAAAATCTATATGCTGGAAGGTTGTGGCCAAGACTGTTGATTCATCAGGAATCGGACTTGTAATATATCAGAAGCCTGTCTCATCTTCCTGCTATGAAAAACGCCAAGAAAGCAATCCTCCTCTTTGTGAGCAGCAGGATGAGAAGAATGCTCCATG GTATGTACCTCTCAGTGGATGTCTTCCTAGACTTCCAGTTGATAGCATGGGTAACCTGGTTGGCTGGCCAACACAATGGCCTGATAGAATTAGCAGTAAGCCACCAAGCCTGACAACCCTGTCAGATGCTGAAGAGATGTTCATCGAGGACACCAAACATTGGGCATCTCTTGTATCTGATGTTTATCTGGATGGCCCTGCTATAAACTGGTCGAGTGTGCGGAATATAATGGATATGAATGCTGGCTATGGAGG ATTTGCAGCAGCCCTCATTGACCTTCCTTACTGGGTGATGAATGTTGTCCCCACACACATGGAAGATACTCTGCCCATTATTTTTGACAGAGGGCTGATTGGAATCTATCATGACTGGTGTGAGTCTTTGAATACCTATCCGAGAACGTATGATCTATTGCACGCCAGCTTTCTCTTCAGAAATCTAACTCAAAG ATGTGATATTATAGATGTAGCTGTGGAGATGGATCGCATCTTGCGACCTGGTGGATATATTTTGGTTCAAGACACAATGGAGATGATTAACAAGCTAAATTCAGTACTGCGTTCGATGCAGTGGTCAACGAGCCTCTATCAAGGACAGTTTCTCGTTGGTAACAAAGGGTTTTGGCGTCCCAAATAA
- the LOC133697942 gene encoding eukaryotic translation initiation factor 2 subunit alpha homolog — protein sequence MATHSPNLECRMYESRYPEVDMAVMIQVKNIADMGAYVSLLEYNNIEGMILFSELSRRRIRSVSSLIKVGRIEPVMVLRVDKEKGYIDLSKRRVSEEDIQTCEERYNKSKLVHSIMRHVAETLGIDLEELYVNIGWPLYRKYGHAFEAFKIMVNDPDSVLDPLTREVKETGPDGQEVTKVVPAVSEEIKEALIRNIRRRMTPQPLKIRADIEMKCFQFDGVLHIKDAMRKAEAAGNADCPVKIKLVAPPLYVLTTQTLDKDQGISILTQAIAACTEAIEAQKGKLVVKEPPRAVSERDDKLLTEHMLKLRNANEEISGDEDSEEEEDTGLGDADVENAVGIME from the exons ATGGCGACGCACTCACCAAATCTGGAGTGTCGCATGTACGAATCGCGATACCCAGAGGTGGACATGGCAGTTAtgattcaagtgaaaaacatcGCCGACATGGGTGCCTATGTGTCTTTACTCGAGTACAACAACATCGAGGGTATGATCTTATTCTCGGAGCTTTCTCGCCGTCGGATTCGGAGTGTTAGTAGCTTGATTAAGGTTGGCCGCATCGAGCCTGTCATGGTCTTGCGTGTTGATAAAGAGAAGGGGTATATTGATTTGAGTAAGAGAAGGGTCAGTGAGGAGGATATTCAGACTTGCGAAGAGAGGTATAATAAGAGCAAGCTTGTTCACTCTATCATGAGACATGTCGCTGAAACTCTGGGTATTGATTTGgag GAACTGTATGTCAATATTGGCTGGCCTCTGTACAGGAAATACGGACATGCTTTTGAG GCATTCAAAATCATGGTGAATGACCCTGATTCAGTTTTGGATCCCCTCACTCGTGAAGTCAAAGAAACTGGCCCTGATGGACAGGAG GTAACCAAGGTAGTGCCTGCTGTGTCAGAGGAAATCAAAGAAGCTTTGATTAGGAATATCAGGAGAAGAATGACCCCACAGCCACTGAAGATAAGGGCTGATATTGAGATGAAATGTTTCCAGTTTGATGGTGTTCTCCACATTAAG gatgcaATGCGGAAAGCTGAGGCCGCTGGAAATGCAGACTGCCCTGTGAAAATTAAACTGGTTGCCCCTCCACTTTATGTTCTCACCACACAAACCCTAGACAAG GATCAAGGAATATCAATTCTCACCCAAGCAATTGCTGCATGCACTGAAGCAATAGAGGCGCAGAAAGGGAAACTTGTTGTGAAGGAGCCACCGAGAGCA GTGAGCGAACGAGATGATAAATTGCTTACCGAGCACATGCTTAAGTTGCGGAATGCCAATGAAGAGATCAGTGGCGATGAagatagtgaagaagaagaagatacggGGTTGGGAGATGCTGATGTGGAGAACGCAGTAGGTATAATGGAGTGA
- the LOC133697643 gene encoding protein INVOLVED IN DE NOVO 2-like isoform X1, which yields MSHRSHERDIRESEFYEYEERHYEDLKKERIRVRVSGSVYKCPYCHGRDYHLRELLQHASDLGRGSRRGTLKEEAQHLALARYIRRHLDVKDRSESSSKRFKTEPPAVYDHNEEQLFVHSAKRPKTESLAEHDHDKEQLFIPSAKRPKTECHAVHDHDKEQLLVWPWMGVLANIQTEMKDGRRVGESGSKLRDELARKGFNPVRVHPLWGRYGHSGFAIVEFKKDWDGFSNAIMFEKDFDSNHRGKKEYTETPVRDRGQRLYGWIAQEDDYKASGLVGDHLRKNGDLKSVDGKQAEDRRKDAKLVSNLKSTLERKHDHLREMESRYKETSASLNKVMDQKEAMEKSYNEEIRKMQQNEHDHFEEISVEHEKVTRLLLAQREELKQREKQLQRREVQNENDRLKLHHEKKMNERATLEQKRADESVLRLAEEQKREKEKLHKKIFDLEKKLDAKQALELEIECMKNSLQIMKHMGEDEDLDVKKKMDTVREELKEKEEELDGLEQLNQALIIKERKTNDELQDARKELISYLGQWTTRAFIGVKRMGDLDGKPFHEASKIKFLDEEADEKALELCSLWEDRLRDPSWHPFKVILDKEGNSKEIINEDDENLRSLKSEFGDEVFNAVVTALKEMNEYNPSGRYVIKELWNFKEERKATLSEGVMHILKQWRQLKRRKT from the exons ATGTCTCATAGATCACACGAAAGGGACATAAGAGAGTCCGAGTTTTACGAGTATGAAGAAAGGCATTATGAAGATTTGAAGAAGGAAAGAATTAGAGTGAGAGTTTCAGGTTCAGTTTACAAATGCCCCTATTGTCACGGGAGAGATTACCATCTCAGGGAGCTTCTCCAGCATGCTTCTGATCTTGGTAGAGGATCAAGAAGAGGGACTCTAAAAGAGGAAGCTCAACACCTAGCTCTTGCAAGGTATATTCGGAGGCATCTTGATGTGAAGGATAGATCAGAGTCCTCCTCGAAAAGGTTCAAAACTGAACCTCCTGCCGTATATGACCATAATGAGGAGCAGCTATTTGTGCACTCTGCCAAAAGGCCCAAAACTGAATCTCTTGCTGAACATGATCATGATAAAGAGCAGTTGTTCATCCCCTCTGCCAAAAGGCCCAAAACTGAATGTCATGCTGTGCATGATCATGATAAAGAGCAGCTGCTTGTTTGGCCCTGGATGGGGGTTCTTGCCAATATACAAACCGAGATGAAGGATGGACGTCGTGTTGGGGAAAGTGGCTCAAAACTCAGGGATGAATTAGCTAGAAAAGGTTTTAATCCTGTTAGGGTGCATCCTTTATGGGGCCGATATGGTCATTCAGGATTTGCCATTGTAGAGTTCAAGAAAGACTGGGATGGCTTCAGTAATGCCATTATGTTTGAAAAGGATTTTGATTCGAATCATCGTGGAAAGAAGGAATATACTGAAACTCCAGTGAGGGATCGAGGACAGAGGTTATATGGATGGATTGCCCAAGAGGATGACTATAAAGCCAGTGGTCTTGTAGGAGATCATCTCAGAAAGAATGGGGATTTAAAAAGTGTTGATGGGAAACAAGCCGAGGACCGAAGGAAGGATGCCAAACTTGTTTCCAACTTGAAAAGCACCTTAGAGAGGAAACATGACCACCTTAGAGAAATGGAGAGCAGATATAAAGAGACTAGTGCATCTTTGAACAAGGTGATGGATCAAAAGGAAGCCATGGAGAAGTCATATAATGAAG aaataagaaaaatgcaGCAGAATGAACATGATCATTTTGAGGAGATTTCTGTTGAGCATGAGAAGGTCACGCGGCTACTACTAGCTCAGAGAGAAGAATTGAAGCAGCGCGAGAAGCAACTGCAGCGACGTGAGGTGCAGAATGAAAATGATCGACTGAAACTTCATCACGAGAAGAAAATG AATGAGAGAGCAACCTTGGAGCAGAAAAGGGCAGATGAAAGTGTGTTGAGGTTGGCAGAAGAACAAAAG AGGGAAAAGGAGAAACTGCACAAGAAAATTTTTGATCTGGAAAAGAAGCTTGATGCTAAACAAGCACTGGAGTTGGAGATAGAGTGCATGAAGAATTCTTTACAAATTATGAAACACATGGGAGAGGATGAAGACCTTGatgtcaagaaaaaaatggataCAGTTCGAGAAGAATTGAAAGAGAAGGAGGAAGAACTGGATGGATTGGAGCAACTTAATCAAGCCCTTATCATCAAGGAGCGCAAAACTAATGATGAATTGCAGGATGCTCGCAAAGAGTTAATAAGT TACTTGGGGCAATGGACAACCCGTGCTTTTATTGGTGTTAAGAGAATGGGAGATCTTGATGGCAAACCATTTCATGAGGCAagcaagataaaatttttagatGAAGAAGCTGATGAGAAAGCACTTGAGTTGTGTTCACTATGGGAAGATCGTCTTCGAGATCCGAGCTGGCATCCATTCAAGGTCATCCTTGACAAGGAAGGGAATAGTAAG GAAATAATCAacgaagatgatgaaaatttgAGAAGTTTGAAGAGTGAATTTGGTGATGAAGTTTTTAATGCTGTGGTAACAGCATTAAAGGAAATGAACGAGTATAACCCAAGTGGTAGGTACGTAATAAAAGAGCTATGGAATTTCAAAGAGGAAAGGAAGGCAACACTGAGTGAGGGAGTGATGCACATATTAAAGCAGTGGAGACAGCTTAAGAGAAGGAAAACCTGA
- the LOC133697643 gene encoding protein INVOLVED IN DE NOVO 2-like isoform X2: MSHRSHERDIRESEFYEYEERHYEDLKKERIRVRVSGSVYKCPYCHGRDYHLRELLQHASDLGRGSRRGTLKEEAQHLALARYIRRHLDVKDRSESSSKRFKTEPPAVYDHNEEQLFVHSAKRPKTESLAEHDHDKEQLFIPSAKRPKTECHAVHDHDKEQLLVWPWMGVLANIQTEMKDGRRVGESGSKLRDELARKGFNPVRVHPLWGRYGHSGFAIVEFKKDWDGFSNAIMFEKDFDSNHRGKKEYTETPVRDRGQRLYGWIAQEDDYKASGLVGDHLRKNGDLKSVDGKQAEDRRKDAKLVSNLKSTLERKHDHLREMESRYKETSASLNKVMDQKEAMEKSYNEEIRKMQQNEHDHFEEISVEHEKVTRLLLAQREELKQREKQLQRREVQNENDRLKLHHEKKMNERATLEQKRADESVLRLAEEQKREKEKLHKKIFDLEKKLDAKQALELEIECMKNSLQIMKHMGEDEDLDVKKKMDTVREELKEKEEELDGLEQLNQALIIKERKTNDELQDARKELISAILGAMDNPCFYWC; encoded by the exons ATGTCTCATAGATCACACGAAAGGGACATAAGAGAGTCCGAGTTTTACGAGTATGAAGAAAGGCATTATGAAGATTTGAAGAAGGAAAGAATTAGAGTGAGAGTTTCAGGTTCAGTTTACAAATGCCCCTATTGTCACGGGAGAGATTACCATCTCAGGGAGCTTCTCCAGCATGCTTCTGATCTTGGTAGAGGATCAAGAAGAGGGACTCTAAAAGAGGAAGCTCAACACCTAGCTCTTGCAAGGTATATTCGGAGGCATCTTGATGTGAAGGATAGATCAGAGTCCTCCTCGAAAAGGTTCAAAACTGAACCTCCTGCCGTATATGACCATAATGAGGAGCAGCTATTTGTGCACTCTGCCAAAAGGCCCAAAACTGAATCTCTTGCTGAACATGATCATGATAAAGAGCAGTTGTTCATCCCCTCTGCCAAAAGGCCCAAAACTGAATGTCATGCTGTGCATGATCATGATAAAGAGCAGCTGCTTGTTTGGCCCTGGATGGGGGTTCTTGCCAATATACAAACCGAGATGAAGGATGGACGTCGTGTTGGGGAAAGTGGCTCAAAACTCAGGGATGAATTAGCTAGAAAAGGTTTTAATCCTGTTAGGGTGCATCCTTTATGGGGCCGATATGGTCATTCAGGATTTGCCATTGTAGAGTTCAAGAAAGACTGGGATGGCTTCAGTAATGCCATTATGTTTGAAAAGGATTTTGATTCGAATCATCGTGGAAAGAAGGAATATACTGAAACTCCAGTGAGGGATCGAGGACAGAGGTTATATGGATGGATTGCCCAAGAGGATGACTATAAAGCCAGTGGTCTTGTAGGAGATCATCTCAGAAAGAATGGGGATTTAAAAAGTGTTGATGGGAAACAAGCCGAGGACCGAAGGAAGGATGCCAAACTTGTTTCCAACTTGAAAAGCACCTTAGAGAGGAAACATGACCACCTTAGAGAAATGGAGAGCAGATATAAAGAGACTAGTGCATCTTTGAACAAGGTGATGGATCAAAAGGAAGCCATGGAGAAGTCATATAATGAAG aaataagaaaaatgcaGCAGAATGAACATGATCATTTTGAGGAGATTTCTGTTGAGCATGAGAAGGTCACGCGGCTACTACTAGCTCAGAGAGAAGAATTGAAGCAGCGCGAGAAGCAACTGCAGCGACGTGAGGTGCAGAATGAAAATGATCGACTGAAACTTCATCACGAGAAGAAAATG AATGAGAGAGCAACCTTGGAGCAGAAAAGGGCAGATGAAAGTGTGTTGAGGTTGGCAGAAGAACAAAAG AGGGAAAAGGAGAAACTGCACAAGAAAATTTTTGATCTGGAAAAGAAGCTTGATGCTAAACAAGCACTGGAGTTGGAGATAGAGTGCATGAAGAATTCTTTACAAATTATGAAACACATGGGAGAGGATGAAGACCTTGatgtcaagaaaaaaatggataCAGTTCGAGAAGAATTGAAAGAGAAGGAGGAAGAACTGGATGGATTGGAGCAACTTAATCAAGCCCTTATCATCAAGGAGCGCAAAACTAATGATGAATTGCAGGATGCTCGCAAAGAGTTAATAAGTGCAA TACTTGGGGCAATGGACAACCCGTGCTTTTATTGGTGTTAA